A single Vicia villosa cultivar HV-30 ecotype Madison, WI unplaced genomic scaffold, Vvil1.0 ctg.002927F_1_1, whole genome shotgun sequence DNA region contains:
- the LOC131640072 gene encoding uncharacterized protein LOC131640072, translating to MAQMLSFMKDIKDEQERAREARNRYEETPNDGNPLLGYVRGFDPHKSNTHSSKRVTKTHEEGEASHEGFIPATQKEGAPRTVRIPANNPPKDEDYVDLQYGEVDEPNQESQHKQTQADSEESARNSGQIKLVELRPVPPPIPGKTMPNFKANERCEFHANSPGHTLEKCWAFRHKVQDLIESGAIAFDKPNVKTNPMPRHDGTVNAIEVVTEQEFVQQRSSPIDALKRYLLAKGFVLEHNEAFKTTLQRLVNQGVVQFKEYPEEEYVAMLDRNEPLMIPRQGARKTLIIPCAKAPLLIPTQVHTRIIPVRDPYPVDKMKAIPWEYESNANTDVTNIVGPGGMTRSGRIFNTAKSKENSAQANDQATVAPTEKSTPIDKETTNKDAEEFLALIKKSDYKVVDQLHQTPSRISLLSLLIHSEKHRDTLMKILSAAHVTKDITVNQFDGMVANLTAGACLSFSEHELPSQGKEHNKALHISIQCGKAHLSRVLIDTGSSLNVMPKATLDKIDLEGLVIRPSRLVVKAFDGSQSPVFGEVDLPVVIGPHTFCINFQVMEIEPAYTCLLGRPWIHAAGAVTSTLHQKVKFVDGNSIVTVSGEEDIFVSNLDSYRYIEAGEKH from the exons ATGGCTCAAATGTTGAGCTTCATGAAGGACATTAAGGATGAACAGGAAAGAGCTAGGGAAGCTCGGAATCGGTATGAGGAGACGCCAAACGATGGCAATCCActgttaggatatgttcgaggctttGACCCTCATAAGTCAAACACCCATTCATCAAAGAGGGTTACCaaaacccatgaagagggagaagcctCCCATGAAGGATTTATTCCCGCCACTCAGAAAGAGGGGGCGCCTCGCACTGTTCGCATCCCTGCTAACAATCCACCCAAGGATGAGGATTATGTAGATTTACAATATGGGGAAGTGGACGAACCAAATCAGGAGTCCCAACATAAGCAAACCCAAGCTGATTCTGAGGAAAGTGCTAGAaatagtggacaaatcaag TTAGTGGAACTCAGGCCTGTGCCACCTCCGATTCCCGGAAAGACTATGCCCAATTTCAAAGCTAATgagaggtgtgaatttcacgccaattctccgggGCATACATTGGAAAAGTGTTGGGCCTTTAGGCACAAGGTTCAGGACCTGATAGAGTCAGGAGCAATTgcttttgacaaacctaatgtgaagACAAACCCTATGCCCCGCCATGATGgcacagtcaatgcaatagaggtAGTCACCGAGCAAGAGTTTGTTCAACAACggagctcccccatagatgcccttaagaggtatctacttgcAAAGGGGTTCGTCCTCGAACATAACGAAGCCTTTAAGACAACCTTGCAAAGACTCGTGAATCAAGGGGTAGTTCAGTTTAAAGAATATCCTGAGGAAGAGTATGTGGCCATGCTGGACAGGAATGAACCGTTGATGATACCAAGGCAAGGGGCAAGGAAGACATTGATCATCCCTTGCGCCAAAGCCCCATTGCTGATACCCACACAAGTAcacactaggatcatcccagTCAGGGATCCATACCCTGTGGACAAAATGAAAGCAATCCCGTGGGAATATGAGTCTAATGCTAATACCGATGTGACAAACATCGTCGGGCCTGGGGGTATGACTCGTAGCGGTCGCATATTCAATACTGCAAAATCAAAGGAGAACTCAGCACAAGCAAATGATCAAGCTACTGTGGCCCCTACTGAAAAAAGCACACCCATAGACAAGGAGACCACTAACAAAGATGCCGAAGAGTTTTTGGCATTGatcaagaaaagtgattataagGTAGTGGATCAGTTGCACCAAACTCCATCCAGGATATCACTCCTCTCGCTGTTAATTCATTCAGAAAAGCACCGAGACACCTTGATGAAAATCTTGAGTGCTGCCCATGTAACCAAAGACATCACTGTGAATCAAtttgatggaatggtggctaatcttaCTGCTGGGGCATGCTTAAGCTTCAGTGAACACGAGTTGCCCTCACAAGGGAAAGAGcataacaaagccttgcatatctccatacaatgtgggAAAGCTCATCTGTCTAGAGTGCTGATCGACACAGGGTCgtcattaaatgtgatgccaaaggccACCTTAGACAAAATAGATTTGGAAGGACTAGTAATAAGACCAAGCCGCCTGGTGGTCAAAGCCTTTGATGGGTCGCAAAGCCCGGTGTTTGGAGAGGTGGACCTCCCTGTGGTAATAGGCCCTCAcactttctgcatcaatttccaagtgatggagattgagcCTGCCTATACATGTTTATTGGGAcgcccttggatccatgctgctggggcagttacctctaCCCTGCATCAAAAGGTGAAATTTGTGGATGGAAACTCTATAGTAACCGTCAGTGGGGAGGAGgacatatttgtcagcaatctagaCTCATACCGATACATTGAGGCTGGGGAAAAGCATTAG
- the LOC131640074 gene encoding amine oxidase [copper-containing] zeta, peroxisomal-like, whose amino-acid sequence MASASQKTTSPSPSPCCPPRDSSRLAAAPAAAVKSDCLPNTVALIRAIDSIPESNPTNVPSAKGIPSMTRPQSSHPLDPLTAAEISVAVATVRAAGATPELRDSMRFIEVVLLEPDKNVVALADAYFFPPFQPSLLPRSKGGPVIPTKLPPRCARLVVYNKKSNVTALWIVELSQVHAVTRGGHHRGKVISSRVVPDVQPPMDAEEYAECEAVVKSFPPFIEAMKKRGIEDMDLVMVDPWCVGYHSEADAPGRRLAKPLLFCRSESDCPMENGYARPIEGIYVLVDMQNMVVIEFEDRKLVPLPPVDPLRNYTPGESRGGSDRSDVKPLQIVQPEGPSFRVNGYFVEWQKWNLRIGFTPKEGLIIYSVAYVDGSRGRRPVAHRLSFVEMVVPYGDPNEPHYRKNAFDAGEDGLGKNAHSLKKGCDCLGYIKYFDAHFTNFTGGVETIENCVCLHEEDHGILWKHQDWRTGLAEVRRSRRLSVSFVCTVANYEYAFFWHFYQDGKIEAEVKLTGILSLGALMPGEYRKYGTMIAPGLYAPVHQHFFVARMDMSVDSRPGEALNQVVEVNMKVEEPGENNIHHNAFYAEETLLKSESEAMRDCNPLTARHWVVRNTRTGNRTGQLTGYKLVPGSNCLPLAGSEAKFLRRAAFLKHNVWVTSYSRDEMFPGGEFPNQNPRAGEGLATWIKQNRPLEETNIVLWYVFGITHVPRLEDWPVMPVEHIGFMLMPHGFFNCSPAIDVPPNSCEAESKDTDIKDNGASSKPIQNGLSSKL is encoded by the exons ATGGCCTCAGCTTCGCAAAAGACGACGTCACCATCGCCTTCTCCTTGTTGTCCCCCTCGCGACTCTTCCCGCTTAGCCGCCGCTCCTGCCGCCGCCGTCAAATCGGATTGCCTCCCTAACACTGTTGCCTTGATTCGTGCAATCGATTCGATTCCTGAATCGAATCCCACCAATGTCCCTTCTGCTAAGG GAATCCCTTCAATGACAAGGCCTCAGTCAAGCCATCCTTTGGACCCTTTAACTGCGGCAGAAATTTCTGTGGCAGTGGCAACTGTGAGGGCTGCTGGAGCCACTCCAGAG CTTAGGGATAGTATGCGCTTCATTGAAGTAGTTTTGCTGGAACCAGATAAAAATGTTGTTGCACTGGCAGACGCTTATTTTTTTCCACCTTTCCAACCATCATTACTTCCTAGAAGTAAAGGGGGCCCTGTAATTCCCACTAAACTCCCTCCAAGATGTGCTAGACTTGTTGTTTACAATAAGAAATCAAATGTGACCGCTCTGTGGATTGTTGAATTATCGCAAGTTCATGCAGTAACTCGGGGTGGCCATCATCGTGGAAAAGTAATTTCATCACGTGTTGTTCCTGATGTTCAGCCTCCAATG GATGCTGAGGAATATGCAGAATGCGAGGCTGTTGTTAAAAGTTTCCCCCCTTTTATAGAAGCTATGAAGAAAAGGGGTATTGAAGACATGGATCTTGTAATGGTTGATCCCTG GTGCGTTGGATATCACAGTGAAGCTGATGCTCCTGGCAGAAGACTTGCCAAACCACTCCTATTTTGTCGATCTGAGAGTGACTGCCCTATGGAAAATGGTTATGCCCGCCCAATCGAGGGTATCTATGTCCTTGTTGATATGCAAAACATGGTGGTGATAGAGTTTGAAGACCGTAAACTTGTTCCTTTGCCTCCTGTTGATCCCTTGAGAAACTATACTCCCGGTGAATCCAGAGGTGGCTCCGATAGAAGTGATGTAAAACCTTTACAAATTGTTCAGCCTGAAGGTCCAAGCTTTCGTGTCAACGGCTATTTTGTTGAATGGCAGAAG TGGAATTTGCGTATTGGATTCACACCCAAAGAAGGTTTGATCATCTATTCTGTTGCATATGTTGATGGTAGTCGAGGGAGAAGGCCGGTTGCTCATAGGCTGAGTTTTGTGGAGATGGTTGTACCCTATGGAGATCCAAACGAGCCTCATTATAGGAAAAATGCTTTTGATGCTGGGGAAGATGGCTTGGGAAAAAATGCACATTCCCTCAAAAAG GGATGTGATTGTTTGGGCTACATCAAATATTTTGATGCTCACTTCACAAATTTCACGGGTGGAGTAGAAACTATAGAAAATTGTGTATGTTTGCATGAAGAGGATCATGGGATTCTCTGGAAGCATCAAGACTGGAGAACTGGCTTAGCCGAAGTCCGAAGGTCTAGAAGACTTTCAGTTTCTTTTGTATGCACGGTGGCCAACTATGAGTACGCCTTTTTTTGGCACTTTTATCAG GATGGAAAGATTGAAGCTGAAGTCAAGCTGACTGGAATTCTCAGCTTAGGAGCCTTGATGCCTGGAGAATATCGAAAATATGGAACCATGATTGCACCAGGTCTATATGCTCCAGTTCATCAACACTTTTTTGTTGCTCGCATGGACATGTCTGTTGATTCTAGACCGGGTGAAGCTTTGAATCAG GTTGTGGAGGTCAATATGAAAGTTGAAGAACCTGGTGAAAATAATATTCACCATAATGCGTTCTATGCTGAAGAGACTTTGCTCAAATCTGAATCCGAAGCAATGCGTGATTGCAATCCTTTGACTGCTCGACATTGGGTT GTTAGGAACACAAGAACCGGCAACAGAACTGGACAATTAACAGGCTACAAGCTGGTGCCAGGCTCAAACTGCTTGCCATTGGCAGGTTCTGAGGCCAAATTTTTAAGAAGGGCTGCTTTCTTGAAGCATAATGTTTGGGTAACATCATATTCACGAGATGAAATGTTTCCTGGAGGAGAATTTCCCAATCAAAATCCGCGAGCTGGTGAAGGACTTGCTACATGGATTAAGCAAAACCGGCCTTTGGAAGAAACCAATATAGTTCTTTG GTATGTATTTGGAATCACACACGTCCCTCGTCTAGAAGACTGGCCTGTTATGCCAGTAGAACACATTGGTTTTATGCTCATG CCTCATGGATTCTTCAATTGTTCCCCTGCAATAGATGTCCCGCCTAATTCATGTGAAGCGGAATCTAAAGACACTGACATCAAGGATAATGGTGCTTCTTCGAAGCCGATTCAGAACGGATTATCATCAAAGCTTTAG